Proteins co-encoded in one Capsicum annuum cultivar UCD-10X-F1 chromosome 9, UCD10Xv1.1, whole genome shotgun sequence genomic window:
- the LOC107847083 gene encoding zinc finger Ran-binding domain-containing protein 2 isoform X1 yields MFQEISFLSEMIVQISRHKIMSREGDWMCSACQHLNFKKRDACQRCSCPKYATSADVVMYGLNKTDVLAGDWYCSAMNCGSHNYASRSSCYRCGSFKSDYYGIGAGMMAPAGYGYDASALPGWKTGDWICSRFGCGMHNYASRAECYKCKKPRDFDEPSAI; encoded by the exons atGTTCCAAGAAATTTCTTTCCTGAGTGAGATGATTGTTCAG ATTTCAAGACACAAAATCATGAGCAGGGAAGGAGATTGGATGTGTTCTGCATGCCAGCACCTAAATTTCAAGAAACGAGATGCATGCCAACGATGTAGCTGTCCTAAATATGCAACCTCGGCTGATGTTGTCATGTATGGACTAAACAAAACAGATGTCTTGGCTGGAGACTGGTATTGCAGTGCCATGAATTGTGGTTCTCACAACTACGCGAGCAGATCAAGCTGCTATCGGTGTGGTTCCTTTAAAAGTGATTATTATGGTATTGGTGCCGGAATGATGGCACCAGCAGGTTATGGATATGATGCAAGTGCTCTTCCTGGTTGGAAGACAGGTGATTGGATTTGCAGCAG ATTTGGATGTGGTATGCACAACTATGCCAGTAGAGCAGAATGTTATAAATGCAAGAAACCTAGGGATTTTGATGAGCCATCTGCCATATGA
- the LOC107847083 gene encoding zinc finger Ran-binding domain-containing protein 2 isoform X2, which yields MSREGDWMCSACQHLNFKKRDACQRCSCPKYATSADVVMYGLNKTDVLAGDWYCSAMNCGSHNYASRSSCYRCGSFKSDYYGIGAGMMAPAGYGYDASALPGWKTGDWICSRFGCGMHNYASRAECYKCKKPRDFDEPSAI from the exons ATGAGCAGGGAAGGAGATTGGATGTGTTCTGCATGCCAGCACCTAAATTTCAAGAAACGAGATGCATGCCAACGATGTAGCTGTCCTAAATATGCAACCTCGGCTGATGTTGTCATGTATGGACTAAACAAAACAGATGTCTTGGCTGGAGACTGGTATTGCAGTGCCATGAATTGTGGTTCTCACAACTACGCGAGCAGATCAAGCTGCTATCGGTGTGGTTCCTTTAAAAGTGATTATTATGGTATTGGTGCCGGAATGATGGCACCAGCAGGTTATGGATATGATGCAAGTGCTCTTCCTGGTTGGAAGACAGGTGATTGGATTTGCAGCAG ATTTGGATGTGGTATGCACAACTATGCCAGTAGAGCAGAATGTTATAAATGCAAGAAACCTAGGGATTTTGATGAGCCATCTGCCATATGA